A genomic region of Stenotrophomonas sp. NA06056 contains the following coding sequences:
- the rpsS gene encoding 30S ribosomal protein S19: protein MARSLKKGPFVDHHLVAKVAAAAGSKRPVKTWSRRSMILPDMVGVTIAVHNGKNHIPVLVNENMVGHKLGEFAITRTFKGHGGDKKSGK from the coding sequence ATGGCACGTTCACTCAAGAAGGGCCCGTTTGTCGATCACCACCTGGTTGCTAAGGTGGCTGCCGCTGCGGGTAGCAAGCGTCCGGTCAAGACCTGGTCGCGTCGTTCGATGATCCTGCCTGACATGGTAGGCGTCACCATTGCCGTGCATAACGGCAAGAACCACATCCCGGTTCTCGTCAACGAGAACATGGTCGGCCACAAGCTCGGCGAATTTGCCATCACCCGGACCTTCAAGGGTCACGGTGGTGACAAGAAGTCGGGCAAGTAA
- the rplD gene encoding 50S ribosomal protein L4 — protein MELVITGSNNKVSVSDAVFGRDFSEDLVHQVVVAYRNAGRAGTKAQKTRSEVAGTTKKSKKQKGGGARHGALTAPIFVGGGVTFAAKPRSFEQKVNRKQYRAAMCAILSELNRQGRLTIVESFDVEVTNTKGLIAKLAGLEVGKRPLIVTEEASEHLYLSARNIPYVEVRDVQGLDPVSLVGADTVVITADAVKKVEEWLA, from the coding sequence ATGGAACTCGTTATCACGGGTAGCAATAACAAGGTCTCGGTCTCCGACGCCGTGTTCGGTCGCGATTTCAGCGAAGATCTGGTTCACCAGGTTGTCGTTGCTTACCGCAACGCCGGTCGCGCCGGCACCAAGGCGCAGAAGACTCGCTCCGAAGTGGCAGGTACCACCAAGAAGTCGAAGAAGCAGAAGGGCGGCGGCGCGCGTCATGGCGCACTGACGGCTCCGATCTTCGTCGGCGGCGGTGTCACCTTCGCGGCAAAGCCGCGCAGCTTCGAGCAGAAGGTCAATCGTAAGCAGTACCGTGCCGCCATGTGCGCGATCCTGTCCGAGCTGAACCGTCAGGGCCGTCTGACCATCGTGGAGTCCTTCGATGTCGAAGTGACCAACACGAAGGGTCTGATCGCCAAGCTGGCCGGCCTGGAAGTGGGCAAGCGCCCGCTGATCGTCACTGAAGAAGCCTCCGAGCACCTGTACCTGTCGGCTCGCAACATTCCCTACGTGGAAGTGCGTGACGTCCAGGGCCTGGATCCGGTGTCGCTGGTCGGTGCCGACACGGTCGTCATCACCGCTGACGCGGTCAAGAAGGTCGAGGAGTGGCTGGCATGA
- the rplV gene encoding 50S ribosomal protein L22 — protein MEAKAILRTARISPQKARLVADQVRGLPAERAVNLLKFSDKKAAHLIKKVVESAIANAENNQGADVDELKVQTIMVDEGPTLKRFMARAKGRGTRILKRTSHITVVVGAAK, from the coding sequence ATGGAAGCGAAAGCCATCCTGCGCACCGCGCGCATCTCCCCGCAGAAGGCACGTCTGGTCGCTGACCAGGTGCGCGGTCTGCCGGCCGAGCGTGCCGTCAACCTGCTGAAGTTCTCGGACAAGAAGGCTGCCCACCTGATCAAGAAGGTGGTGGAGTCGGCTATTGCCAATGCCGAGAACAACCAGGGCGCCGACGTCGACGAGCTGAAGGTTCAGACCATCATGGTAGATGAAGGTCCGACCCTGAAGCGTTTCATGGCGCGGGCGAAAGGCCGCGGTACCCGCATCCTCAAGCGCACCAGCCACATCACTGTGGTTGTGGGCGCCGCCAAGTAA
- the rplB gene encoding 50S ribosomal protein L2, with translation MPLMKFKPTSPGRRSAVRVVTPDLHKGAPHAALVESQSRSGGRNHHGRITVRHVGGGAKQHYRIIDFKRNKLGIPARVERIEYDPNRTAHIALLCYVDGERRYIIAPKGLKAGDQVIAGSDAPIKAGNTLPLRNIPVGTTIHCIELKPGKGAQIARAAGAAVQLVAREGIYATLRLRSGEMRKVPVECCATIGEVGNDEHSLEKLGKAGAKRWRGVRPTVRGAAMNPVDHPHGGGEAKAGQGNPHPVTPWGVPTKGYKTRHNKRTQQFIVRDRRG, from the coding sequence ATGCCATTGATGAAATTCAAGCCCACTTCCCCCGGCCGCCGTTCGGCCGTGCGCGTGGTTACTCCCGACCTGCACAAGGGTGCTCCGCACGCCGCACTGGTCGAGTCGCAGAGCCGCTCGGGTGGTCGTAACCACCATGGCCGCATCACCGTGCGTCACGTCGGTGGTGGTGCCAAGCAGCACTACCGCATCATCGACTTCAAGCGCAACAAGCTGGGCATCCCGGCGCGCGTGGAACGCATCGAATACGATCCGAACCGCACCGCCCACATTGCTCTGCTGTGCTACGTCGACGGTGAGCGTCGCTACATCATCGCCCCGAAGGGCCTGAAGGCTGGTGATCAGGTGATCGCTGGTTCGGACGCCCCGATCAAGGCTGGCAACACCCTGCCGCTGCGCAACATCCCGGTCGGCACCACCATCCACTGCATCGAGCTGAAGCCGGGTAAGGGCGCTCAGATCGCCCGTGCTGCGGGTGCTGCGGTGCAGCTGGTCGCTCGTGAAGGCATCTACGCCACCCTGCGCCTGCGCTCGGGTGAAATGCGCAAGGTTCCGGTCGAGTGCTGCGCAACCATCGGCGAAGTCGGCAACGACGAGCACAGCCTGGAAAAGCTGGGCAAGGCCGGTGCCAAGCGCTGGCGCGGCGTCCGCCCGACCGTTCGTGGTGCTGCCATGAACCCGGTTGACCACCCGCACGGTGGTGGTGAGGCGAAGGCCGGCCAGGGTAATCCGCATCCGGTCACCCCGTGGGGTGTTCCGACCAAGGGTTACAAGACGCGCCATAACAAGCGCACTCAGCAGTTCATCGTCCGCGATCGTAGGGGCTAA
- the rplC gene encoding 50S ribosomal protein L3 — MTKKYSLGFVGRKAGMSRVFTEDGRSIPVTLIEATPNRIAQIKTVESDGYSAVQVTVGARRAALVNKPEAGHFAKAKVEAGRGLWEFRVEDSQLGDFAVGGEVKADIFEVGQIVDVQGVTKGKGFQGTIKRYNFRMGDATHGNSLSHRAPGSLGQRQTPGRVFPGKKMSGHMGAVQQSTQNLEVVKVDVERGLIAVRGAVPGAAGGDVIVRPASKA, encoded by the coding sequence ATGACGAAGAAGTATTCGTTGGGCTTCGTGGGCCGCAAGGCTGGCATGAGCCGCGTGTTCACCGAAGATGGTCGTTCCATCCCGGTGACCCTGATCGAAGCAACCCCCAACCGCATCGCGCAGATCAAGACCGTCGAGTCTGACGGCTACAGCGCCGTGCAGGTGACCGTCGGTGCGCGTCGCGCTGCCCTGGTCAACAAGCCGGAAGCCGGCCACTTCGCCAAGGCGAAAGTGGAAGCGGGCCGTGGCCTGTGGGAATTCCGCGTTGAAGATTCCCAGCTCGGCGATTTCGCCGTTGGTGGCGAAGTCAAGGCGGACATCTTTGAAGTCGGCCAGATCGTCGACGTCCAGGGTGTCACCAAGGGTAAGGGCTTCCAGGGCACCATCAAGCGCTACAACTTCCGTATGGGTGACGCTACCCACGGCAACTCGCTGTCGCATCGCGCGCCGGGTTCGCTGGGTCAGCGCCAGACGCCCGGCCGCGTGTTCCCGGGTAAGAAGATGTCCGGTCACATGGGCGCCGTGCAGCAGAGCACCCAGAACCTGGAAGTTGTCAAGGTCGACGTCGAGCGCGGTCTGATCGCAGTTCGCGGCGCCGTTCCGGGCGCGGCGGGTGGCGACGTGATCGTCCGTCCGGCGAGCAAGGCATAA
- the rplW gene encoding 50S ribosomal protein L23, which yields MNSNEKIFSVLLAPRVSEKTARLQELSNQYVFEISNEATKADVKAAVEQLFDVKVEAVNVVNVKGKNKSFRNRAGRRGDWRKAYVRLADGQSIDVTAKA from the coding sequence ATGAACAGCAACGAAAAAATCTTCAGCGTGCTGCTCGCCCCGCGTGTCTCCGAAAAGACCGCGCGCCTGCAGGAACTCTCCAATCAGTACGTCTTCGAAATTTCGAACGAAGCCACCAAGGCCGATGTAAAGGCCGCGGTTGAGCAGCTGTTCGACGTCAAGGTCGAAGCAGTCAACGTGGTCAACGTCAAGGGCAAGAACAAGTCCTTCCGTAACCGTGCTGGCCGCCGCGGCGATTGGCGCAAGGCGTACGTTCGCCTGGCCGACGGCCAGTCGATCGATGTAACGGCCAAGGCCTGA
- the rpsJ gene encoding 30S ribosomal protein S10, with amino-acid sequence MADQKIRIRLKAFDHRLIDRSASEIVETAKRTGAQVRGPIPLPTKIERYTILVSPHVDKDARDQYETRTHKRVLDIVDPNDKTVDALMKLELAAGVDVQIKLT; translated from the coding sequence ATGGCGGACCAAAAGATCCGGATCCGGCTGAAAGCGTTCGATCATCGTCTGATCGACCGTTCGGCCAGCGAGATCGTTGAGACGGCGAAGCGGACCGGCGCGCAAGTGCGTGGCCCGATCCCGCTGCCGACCAAGATCGAGCGTTACACCATCCTCGTCTCCCCGCACGTCGACAAGGACGCGCGTGACCAGTACGAGACCCGCACGCACAAGCGCGTGCTCGATATCGTTGACCCGAATGACAAGACCGTGGACGCGCTGATGAAGCTCGAACTGGCTGCCGGCGTCGACGTTCAGATCAAGCTGACCTGA